Genomic window (Daucus carota subsp. sativus chromosome 5, DH1 v3.0, whole genome shotgun sequence):
TGTGGCGAATTCTGGGCTGGTCTCAGAAAGAAGAATGAAGCTCGGACGAAGGCTGTGGAGCTCGAAGAAGGTGCGACGGCGACGAGGGTTTTAAAATTGAGAAAGTAAAAATGAAGGAGGATGAAAGAGATCGGGTATTTATAcccgaataaaaaaataataataataataataacacgaTTGTGGGATATAGCTGTATACAGCAAGGACTTCAACGGTCATGAACATGAGGCGCGCCTAGATAGGTCAAAGACAGTTGCTGGAAGGAGGTGAAAGATTTAAAGATCTCGTCGACATTTTCAATGAcaccaagatctggggggtagttgttatacgcAAAATTACGAAGAATAGCAACTGGACCGGGTCTACGTGAGTACGTCTATATGGGCCAGGAAAGTCAACATCAGTCCAGTCTCAAAGTACCCCTgtcaaaagatagggcgcgccctatctttaggCGCGCCCACTTGCCAAGGAAGGTTCATTTTATCATAAGTTCAAAGGGCAGTGAGAGGTACTTTGTgcttagggggacgcccttaagCACAAGTAGATCTCATTGTTGAATTAAGaaggccctaccttgtagtctaggGAGTtatcctccttgggaggtagaggatagaACAGAAGACACCTTGGAaggtcctatctctgtagtctggcgggttgtccctgtcagGGAGTAGGAGAGtgtccttgcatttggggtaagccaaaaaggctaggcctcatcgtattggatCCCTTccgggaggaagattctagaaggggaggcccaacccacatgggtctcttaggagaaagaactacgtaacggcttgatcccctataaataggggtacgtaggcaaattgtaggcatcgatcattcttgagagctattccagttagcgatctcgaaccctttgcttacaattgcagccaccCTCATAACAAACAATCAACCATctcctacattctcgccaacagaatcttgatccacgccgcgaacctcatctttgttaacctaccagttttctccgttaacaataTGTTCTCTCTGTAAATATATTACTACTTTGCTATCCATCAAATTGTGATAGTAAAAGTAAACAGCTCTTGTAATGTGGTTACACGAGTAATGGCAAtgcctctcagcctctgccctCTGCAACATGCATGGCTAATTCTTCCTCATGCATCTTTTGTGAAGAGTGCATACCTTCCTCATTCAGAACCTACCACACCACCTACTTCTATTCATAAGAATACAACTTCATtggtaaaaaaaatcacaaaagaaTACATAAGCTAAGTTagcaagataaaataataagttgAGCCTAATGGAGGGTCAGAAATTAGTGGCAGCATCATTTATCTTGATGATGATAACGATGAGGGTCGCTCAAGCAACCATTGCTATAGACTGCACCACCGTGACATCTCTCATCTCAGCTTGCTCGTCATTTGTGACGTACGGGGCACCAGACCCTTTCCCCGGAACGCCTTGCTGCCAGGCAATGGCCAGTCTTAATAATTTGTCTGACACTGTGGAAAATAGGCAGTCTGTCTGTAGATGCATAATGGGTCTGATTACTTCTTATAATCCTAACGCAACTGCAATAGCTACTTTGCCTGGTTTCTGTGGCGTTTCTCTTGGCTTCACTATCGATCCCAACACTGACTGCAACTAGTAAGTACCACTTCAAATTTTTCCAACACACTTGGCTCTAATCTAAAAATGCATGTTGTGACCATGGTCACAACGTGCATTTTTACGTAAATAGAGGATTTCAACTAGGCTACAATACGAGGAATGTGTTGGGATTTTGGTTATGGTATAATTCATTTGACTTGCCTCTGCTTGTGATTGCAGGActaattttcatataaatttgcATTTTGGTGCAGCATTCCTTGAGAAGCTGGAGTGGAAGTAAACGCAACTAAATGACTTTTATCACCAACACAAGTATTAAAACACTTGTAACAATTATGTAGTTTAGGCTAGCTCTTCTTGTAGTACTCAATTGTAGTTTTGTCATAGTTTGAATAATAAGCTTGTGTTGTAGGTAATTTACTCTTAGAGTTAATTTTTTTCTataattctattattattatttcacacTTGAAACCATTGCAGGGTTGATTACCATAAAAAAGAAATCATTGCAGGGCTAGTATATAGAAGTCCTGGTGGAACTTCTAAATAGTATTAACATAAGAATCTTCAGTAATCAGATCCTATAACTCGATAATTATCTCTCGCAAATCATTAAAGTTGTTAATTTACAGTGTTAAGCACTTCAAGTAATTAACAGCGACATTATGGAAGAGCATCCAATGCCtcatatttgtttgtatttcaGAACGTGATATGTCTTGTGGAAGTTGGGGTCATAAGAACAGTATCAAACAAAAACGTACGAACACTAGTCCGTGAATGCGTTTTTTACAGCAGAAATATAGAAATGATGCTTTTGCATTAAGGGACTAGTTCTCCTAAATTTTTAAGGTATCGGAAAGATCATGCTGGCATGAGTTCCGATATCATGTTATGAAATTAGTTCTCCTGAAATCTCAAGGTGTTAGGGAAAGACTTTTTTACCAGGATCATTATATTATAACATTTTGGGTTGTGATCGTTTTTATCTCTTTGGCACACCGTCTAACAATATATTGAAATCTACAGCACTGAACAAGTAGCTTTACAATAGAAACATACATAAAATCCATACACTGATGCAAAGCTAATGAACATTTCACATCTGGGTGTCTTTATgctatcaaaaaattaatacgACCTTTACATTTTTACAGAGACGACATTTTATTCCATTTCTCCCTGTCAACAGCACAGATTTAAAGGTACAACATGACACAAAGAACATCAGACATATAAATCTATCCACACAACTCCTGGTTTGGAATAATTTTTGCTGA
Coding sequences:
- the LOC108222578 gene encoding putative non-specific lipid-transfer protein 14 codes for the protein MEGQKLVAASFILMMITMRVAQATIAIDCTTVTSLISACSSFVTYGAPDPFPGTPCCQAMASLNNLSDTVENRQSVCRCIMGLITSYNPNATAIATLPGFCGVSLGFTIDPNTDCN